In Astyanax mexicanus isolate ESR-SI-001 chromosome 17, AstMex3_surface, whole genome shotgun sequence, a single window of DNA contains:
- the dolpp1 gene encoding dolichyldiphosphatase 1 isoform X1, translated as MASEEQCSAPPPRWQSVSLTHVEYPAGDLTGQLLAYTSLLPMAILVGFVTLIIFKRELHTISFFGGLVMNEGLNWLLKHILQEPRPCGGGHSTVTTEYGMPSSHSQFIWFFVVYFFLFLYLRMHQTNNARCVELLWRHVLSIILLGVALSVSYSRVYLLYHTWSQVIYGGVAGTVVGVVWFFITQEVMTPIFPKIAAWPISEFFLVRDTSLIPNILWFEYTVTRSEARNRQRKLGTKLQ; from the exons ATGGCGTCGGAGGAGCAGTGCTCGGCGCCGCCACCGCGATGGCAGTCGGTCTCCCTAACCCACGTAGAGTACCCGGCAG GTGATCTGACTGGGCAGCTACTGGCCTACACTAGTCTGTTGCCCATGGCGATCCTGGTCGGCTTCGTCACACTCATCATCTTTAAGAGGGAGCTGCACACG ATCTCATTCTTTGGTGGTTTGGTGATGAATGAAGGGCTAAACTGGCTACTAAAGCACATCTTGCAGGAGCCTCGCCCATGTGGAG GAGGCCACAGTACTGTAACGACAGAGTATGGCATGCCTTCCAGCCATTCACAGTTCATCTGGTTCTTCGTTGtttactttttcctttttctttatttaag AATGCATCAGACAAACAATGCCAGGTGTGTTGAGTTGTTATGGAGACATGTGCTCTCAATCATCCTCCTGGGCGTGGCTTTGTCTGTATCATACAGCAG AGTTTACCTTCTGTACCACACCTGGAGTCAGGTGATCTACGGGGGTGTGGCTGGAACAGTGGTGGGAGTTGTGTGGTTTTTCATAACACAGGAGGTGATGACACCCATCTTCCCCAAGATAGCAGcatg GCCCATATCAGAGTTTTTCCTGGTGAGGGACACAAGTCTCATCCCTAATATTTTATGGTTTGAATACACTGTCACCAGATCAGAAGCCAG AAACAGACAACGAAAGCTGGGTACAAAGCTTCAGTGA
- the dolpp1 gene encoding dolichyldiphosphatase 1 isoform X2 — MAILVGFVTLIIFKRELHTISFFGGLVMNEGLNWLLKHILQEPRPCGGGHSTVTTEYGMPSSHSQFIWFFVVYFFLFLYLRMHQTNNARCVELLWRHVLSIILLGVALSVSYSRVYLLYHTWSQVIYGGVAGTVVGVVWFFITQEVMTPIFPKIAAWPISEFFLVRDTSLIPNILWFEYTVTRSEARNRQRKLGTKLQ, encoded by the exons ATGGCGATCCTGGTCGGCTTCGTCACACTCATCATCTTTAAGAGGGAGCTGCACACG ATCTCATTCTTTGGTGGTTTGGTGATGAATGAAGGGCTAAACTGGCTACTAAAGCACATCTTGCAGGAGCCTCGCCCATGTGGAG GAGGCCACAGTACTGTAACGACAGAGTATGGCATGCCTTCCAGCCATTCACAGTTCATCTGGTTCTTCGTTGtttactttttcctttttctttatttaag AATGCATCAGACAAACAATGCCAGGTGTGTTGAGTTGTTATGGAGACATGTGCTCTCAATCATCCTCCTGGGCGTGGCTTTGTCTGTATCATACAGCAG AGTTTACCTTCTGTACCACACCTGGAGTCAGGTGATCTACGGGGGTGTGGCTGGAACAGTGGTGGGAGTTGTGTGGTTTTTCATAACACAGGAGGTGATGACACCCATCTTCCCCAAGATAGCAGcatg GCCCATATCAGAGTTTTTCCTGGTGAGGGACACAAGTCTCATCCCTAATATTTTATGGTTTGAATACACTGTCACCAGATCAGAAGCCAG AAACAGACAACGAAAGCTGGGTACAAAGCTTCAGTGA